In the genome of Streptomyces collinus, one region contains:
- a CDS encoding thymidine kinase, producing MPELVFFCGTMDCGKSTLALQIEHNRSARGLQGMIFSRDDRAGEGKLSSRLGLVTDAVEVGDGQDLYGYLVDHLSQGGRADYVIADEAQFLAPEQIDQLARVVDDLSLDVYAFGITTDFRSKLFPGSQRLVELADRVEVLQVEALCWCGARATHNARTIGGVMVVEGAQVVVGDVTHSADEVGYEVLCRRHHRRRMTAATSHAAALSPDVLPVTSA from the coding sequence ATGCCCGAGCTGGTGTTCTTCTGCGGAACCATGGACTGCGGGAAGTCGACGCTGGCTCTCCAGATCGAGCACAACCGCTCGGCGCGCGGCCTGCAGGGCATGATCTTCTCGCGCGACGACCGGGCCGGCGAGGGCAAGCTGTCCTCGCGCCTCGGCCTGGTGACGGACGCGGTGGAGGTCGGCGACGGGCAGGACCTCTACGGCTACCTCGTCGACCATCTCTCGCAAGGCGGCCGTGCGGACTACGTGATCGCCGACGAGGCGCAGTTCCTCGCGCCGGAGCAGATCGACCAACTCGCGCGTGTGGTGGACGACCTGAGCCTGGACGTCTACGCCTTCGGCATCACGACCGACTTCCGCTCCAAGCTGTTCCCCGGCTCGCAGCGGCTGGTGGAGCTGGCCGACCGGGTCGAGGTGCTCCAGGTCGAGGCCCTGTGCTGGTGCGGAGCCCGCGCCACGCACAACGCCCGCACGATAGGCGGGGTGATGGTCGTCGAGGGCGCTCAGGTGGTCGTCGGCGACGTCACCCACTCCGCCGACGAAGTCGGGTACGAGGTGCTGTGCCGCCGTCACCACCGCCGCCGGATGACCGCGGCGACCTCCCATGCGGCAGCCCTGTCCCCGGACGTGCTGCCGGTGACGTCCGCCTGA
- a CDS encoding VOC family protein → MTDARGSAGPYGDPPARHAPGAPCWVSLMVHGLDATEEFYGALFGWEFQPGPQQLGPYVRALLDGREVAGLGRLPPDRHLPIAWTPYFASQNADLTAETVRSRGGTIGVGPLDAADAGRLAICSDPAGAVFGIWQSAAHLGTAVSGVPGTPAWNELLTFESASVAKFYRTVFGYEEEPVVSADLDYVALLLGGEPVAGIHGVGHALPRDRGPHWVTYFQVADVDDAVDHLVHLGGQVLRPVHDTDHGRVARVADPEGARFALLQRPD, encoded by the coding sequence ATGACCGACGCACGGGGGTCCGCCGGGCCGTACGGTGACCCACCCGCCCGGCACGCGCCCGGCGCGCCCTGCTGGGTGAGCCTGATGGTGCACGGACTGGACGCGACCGAGGAGTTCTACGGAGCGCTGTTCGGCTGGGAGTTCCAGCCGGGCCCCCAGCAGCTCGGCCCCTATGTGCGCGCGCTGCTCGACGGACGCGAGGTGGCCGGCCTCGGCCGGCTGCCACCGGACCGCCATCTGCCCATCGCGTGGACGCCCTACTTCGCCTCACAGAACGCGGATCTGACGGCCGAAACGGTGCGCAGCCGCGGCGGAACGATCGGCGTGGGTCCGCTGGACGCCGCCGACGCCGGCCGTCTGGCGATCTGCTCCGACCCCGCGGGCGCGGTGTTCGGCATCTGGCAGTCCGCCGCGCATCTGGGCACCGCCGTCTCGGGCGTTCCCGGCACACCCGCCTGGAACGAGCTGCTGACCTTCGAGTCGGCGAGCGTCGCCAAGTTCTACCGGACGGTGTTCGGCTACGAGGAGGAGCCGGTGGTCTCCGCCGACCTCGACTACGTGGCCCTGCTCCTGGGCGGCGAACCCGTCGCCGGCATCCACGGTGTGGGGCACGCCCTGCCCCGCGACCGGGGGCCGCACTGGGTCACGTACTTCCAGGTCGCCGATGTCGACGACGCCGTGGACCACCTCGTCCACCTGGGCGGGCAGGTCCTTAGGCCGGTACACGACACCGACCACGGGCGGGTGGCGAGGGTGGCGGACCCGGAAGGGGCGCGGTTCGCGCTGCTGCAGCGGCCGGACTGA